In Geopsychrobacter electrodiphilus DSM 16401, a single window of DNA contains:
- a CDS encoding sulfurtransferase: MRHVIWLVVLVLLVSLPSVSFAALDDFFVSTDWLAQNRDRVVVVDVRKKPFFLLGHIEGAQYVPRESFLETRHQVKSLVPSTAVITATLNRLGVTPETIIVAYAEDDNPYAARLVWTLRYHGHSNSYVLNGGYDKWSAEGRETSLFPTPDPKPSDYRMPAEAECSDSRAVADDVFTRLDNPAVVIWDTRRDAEFAGTEVRADRGGHIPGAVHLNWTELQTEKDGIKVLKSQDEIVTLLKSRGITSDKEVIAHCQTGVRSSYATLVLLGLGYKNVKNYDGSWIEWANDPSLPIVNADGRFESAARVTGN; encoded by the coding sequence ATGCGTCACGTAATTTGGTTAGTCGTCCTGGTTCTTTTGGTGTCTCTGCCGAGTGTAAGTTTTGCCGCACTGGATGACTTTTTCGTCAGTACCGATTGGCTGGCACAAAATCGCGACAGGGTCGTCGTGGTCGATGTGCGTAAAAAGCCTTTCTTTCTTCTCGGCCATATCGAGGGAGCACAGTACGTTCCCCGCGAGTCTTTTCTCGAGACTCGGCATCAGGTCAAGAGCCTTGTCCCAAGCACAGCAGTGATAACCGCCACACTCAATCGACTGGGGGTTACGCCCGAAACGATCATCGTCGCCTATGCCGAGGATGACAATCCTTATGCCGCACGCCTTGTCTGGACCTTGCGTTATCACGGACATAGTAATTCCTATGTTCTGAATGGCGGATATGATAAATGGTCCGCCGAGGGGCGCGAAACCAGTCTGTTTCCCACCCCAGATCCGAAACCGTCCGATTACCGCATGCCCGCCGAGGCAGAGTGCAGCGATTCGCGCGCAGTGGCCGACGACGTTTTCACCAGACTGGATAATCCGGCAGTCGTGATCTGGGATACCCGGCGGGATGCAGAATTCGCCGGCACGGAAGTACGTGCCGACCGGGGTGGGCATATTCCCGGAGCTGTTCATCTTAACTGGACCGAGTTACAAACCGAAAAGGACGGGATTAAAGTCCTCAAGAGCCAAGATGAGATCGTCACCTTGTTGAAATCCCGTGGCATCACCTCGGACAAGGAGGTCATCGCTCATTGCCAGACCGGGGTCAGGTCCTCTTATGCAACCCTGGTTCTACTTGGCCTTGGCTACAAAAACGTCAAGAATTATGATGGCTCTTGGATTGAGTGGGCCAACGACCCCTCCTTGCCGATTGTCAATGCTGATGGGCGATTTGAAAGCGCAGCCAGGGTCACCGGTAACTGA
- a CDS encoding anti-sigma factor family protein: MTSKTQLNACPTEQLSLFHFGDLDDADKLQVEQHLQTCSLCRSELAEIRKFLNLVPTGVPELTDGELTNFSARVMKKLPQRRRFSRPALGWALAGALVMTLTLNLRQQIEPPVPVVTTQVAEQEVLDQFELLQNLDLLENLDLLQQLASQG, encoded by the coding sequence ATGACCAGCAAAACACAATTAAACGCCTGCCCGACAGAGCAGCTCAGCCTGTTTCATTTTGGTGACCTCGATGACGCAGACAAGCTGCAGGTCGAACAACACCTGCAAACGTGTTCTCTCTGCCGTAGCGAACTTGCCGAAATACGGAAATTTTTAAATCTGGTGCCGACAGGCGTGCCCGAACTCACAGACGGTGAGCTGACGAATTTCAGTGCCCGCGTTATGAAAAAGTTGCCTCAGCGGCGTCGTTTCAGTCGACCTGCACTGGGCTGGGCATTGGCAGGAGCTCTGGTGATGACGTTGACCCTGAACCTGCGGCAGCAGATAGAACCGCCTGTCCCCGTGGTCACAACTCAGGTCGCCGAGCAGGAGGTGCTGGATCAGTTTGAACTTCTGCAGAATCTCGATCTGCTGGAAAACCTCGATCTGCTGCAACAACTCGCCAGCCAGGGATGA
- a CDS encoding multicopper oxidase domain-containing protein: MSPREPVSTSIWPPLFWMMRYEMASAPLKHAVFVAPQSTTVIEFDVNEVGDWFFYNQLLTV, translated from the coding sequence TTGTCCCCCAGGGAGCCGGTCTCGACCTCGATCTGGCCGCCATTGTTCTGGATGATGCGTTACGAGATGGCCAGCGCCCCACTCAAGCACGCCGTCTTTGTTGCCCCCCAGTCAACCACGGTTATTGAGTTCGATGTCAACGAGGTCGGCGACTGGTTCTTCTACAACCAACTCCTAACCGTATGA
- a CDS encoding DMT family transporter, producing the protein MLVVIAPMAACYPAIDVGLAFAPPLRFAGARTLLGGLVLLLVLVIRRKPMWPEARLVRWILPLGLLATTFTFGAMFASPAYTGAGIASVLGNAQPLIIIVLAALFLGEQIGWSKALALLFGLAGVTLLALPALRAPTGHPFLGAILALGSSVSAAVASVTIKRLRPGKDLLSLTAWQLIAGSLVLLGLSIVFEPQETIAWTGGFVGLLLFLALAGTALSTWLWFWLLQRGEVGRLSLYLFLVPVAGLLIAMGGFGERLNALQVGGVAFILSAVALAVFAGWSGTVRSTKPLGRKAPSEP; encoded by the coding sequence ATGCTCGTGGTCATTGCGCCGATGGCCGCGTGTTATCCGGCGATCGATGTGGGTCTGGCATTCGCGCCGCCGTTGCGCTTTGCGGGTGCACGCACGCTCCTGGGCGGGCTGGTGCTCTTGCTCGTGCTGGTCATCCGCCGAAAACCGATGTGGCCCGAGGCGCGGTTGGTTCGATGGATTCTACCCTTGGGACTGCTGGCCACCACGTTTACTTTCGGGGCGATGTTTGCCAGCCCGGCTTACACCGGTGCGGGCATCGCTTCCGTTTTGGGTAACGCGCAACCACTCATCATCATTGTGCTGGCGGCACTTTTTCTCGGTGAACAAATCGGGTGGAGCAAGGCGCTGGCGTTGCTGTTTGGACTGGCTGGCGTAACCCTGCTGGCGCTGCCCGCCTTGCGTGCACCAACCGGCCATCCTTTTCTCGGCGCAATACTGGCGCTGGGCTCTTCGGTCAGCGCGGCGGTGGCCAGCGTGACCATCAAAAGGCTTCGCCCTGGTAAAGACCTCCTGTCGCTGACGGCCTGGCAACTCATTGCCGGAAGCCTGGTTCTGCTCGGCTTGTCGATAGTTTTTGAGCCGCAGGAGACCATCGCGTGGACAGGCGGTTTTGTCGGTCTTTTGCTCTTCCTGGCCTTGGCCGGCACCGCGTTGAGCACCTGGCTCTGGTTCTGGTTGTTGCAGCGAGGGGAGGTAGGCCGACTTTCATTGTATTTGTTCCTGGTTCCGGTGGCTGGACTGTTGATTGCCATGGGCGGTTTCGGAGAACGCTTGAATGCGCTGCAGGTAGGCGGCGTGGCTTTTATCTTAAGTGCCGTTGCGCTTGCCGTGTTTGCCGGTTGGTCTGGGACCGTTCGGAGTACCAAACCTTTGGGAAGAAAGGCTCCGAGCGAGCCATAG
- a CDS encoding DUF3106 domain-containing protein, with product MKIVRMIIFLGLLLLSVNALAVEGTVRQGQAGVRAETPLNAQALQRWQQLSPQQQQALRERYQQYQALPAEEQQQLRQRLQRFKALDLQQQQRIQERFKRWQALSPERREQLRQTYQNFRKLTPEQRQKLRQELEQLKDLPEAERAERARQLRQNYMGGQHNMGPAGGMQRLPMRRMGH from the coding sequence ATGAAAATAGTCCGGATGATCATCTTCCTCGGGTTGCTACTGCTGTCGGTCAATGCGTTGGCGGTGGAGGGCACCGTTCGCCAGGGTCAGGCCGGAGTCAGGGCCGAAACGCCACTGAATGCGCAAGCTCTGCAGCGCTGGCAGCAGCTCTCACCCCAACAGCAGCAAGCCTTGCGCGAGCGCTATCAGCAGTATCAGGCGTTACCGGCAGAAGAGCAGCAGCAATTGCGTCAACGGTTGCAGCGCTTTAAGGCACTGGATCTTCAGCAACAGCAACGGATTCAGGAACGCTTTAAGCGCTGGCAAGCCTTGTCCCCCGAACGGCGCGAGCAATTGCGTCAGACGTATCAGAACTTCAGAAAGCTGACTCCAGAGCAACGACAGAAACTGCGTCAGGAACTGGAACAGTTGAAAGATCTGCCGGAGGCCGAGCGCGCCGAGCGTGCCCGGCAACTGCGGCAAAATTACATGGGCGGCCAGCACAATATGGGACCGGCAGGGGGAATGCAACGCCTGCCGATGCGGCGTATGGGGCATTAG
- a CDS encoding APC family permease — MKKTPDRTSKYRADSLSLIGAVALGTGVMIGAGIFALTGQMAEMTGSLFPLAFLSSALVVSFSAYSYVKLSNAYPSAGGIGMYLEKAYGRTLTTAFHALLMYFSMVIAQSFLARTFGSYTLQLFEIDDNSLLVPILGVGLLLAAFLINLSANSVIEGVASVLGFIKIGGIVLFGVVGVLAADTVEVNFSATDPGASLTGFLGATALGILAFKGFTTITNSGSELKDPHRNLGRAIMISIALCVVIYALVGFAVASNLSLQEIIATRNYSLAAAARPALGKYAVWFTVILAMLATAGGIIASIFAVSRMLAMLTEMKLVPHRHFHMPGSIQKHTLVYTIVLGLLLTAFFDLTRIAALGIIFYLIMDIAIHWGVLRHLRKELGANPVIPITAIVLDMVILGSFLWVKIISDPFVLIVAAAVMAVILIGEFFFLRQRPADDQPEHQHQHGN, encoded by the coding sequence ATGAAAAAAACACCCGACAGAACTTCGAAATACCGGGCGGACAGTCTTTCGCTGATCGGCGCGGTAGCCTTGGGGACCGGCGTCATGATCGGCGCCGGGATCTTCGCGCTGACCGGACAGATGGCAGAGATGACCGGCAGCCTGTTCCCCCTGGCTTTTCTTTCCTCCGCGCTGGTTGTCTCGTTCAGCGCCTACTCCTACGTCAAATTATCGAATGCCTATCCCTCCGCCGGCGGCATCGGCATGTATTTGGAAAAAGCCTATGGCCGCACCCTGACGACTGCCTTTCATGCACTGTTGATGTATTTTTCCATGGTGATCGCCCAGAGCTTTCTGGCGCGGACCTTCGGTTCCTACACCTTGCAGTTGTTCGAAATCGATGACAACAGCCTGCTGGTTCCCATTCTAGGGGTAGGATTGCTTCTGGCGGCTTTTCTGATCAACTTGTCCGCTAATTCTGTGATCGAGGGGGTTGCATCGGTCCTCGGCTTTATCAAAATTGGCGGTATTGTTCTGTTTGGCGTGGTCGGAGTGCTGGCGGCGGACACAGTGGAAGTGAATTTCTCGGCGACGGATCCCGGCGCATCCTTGACCGGTTTTCTCGGGGCAACGGCGCTCGGGATTCTGGCTTTCAAAGGCTTTACAACCATTACCAATAGTGGTTCAGAGCTGAAAGATCCCCACCGCAATCTGGGCAGAGCCATCATGATCTCAATCGCACTCTGTGTGGTGATCTATGCGCTGGTGGGCTTTGCGGTCGCCAGCAACCTGTCGCTGCAAGAGATCATCGCAACGCGCAACTACTCCCTGGCCGCTGCCGCCAGACCGGCACTGGGGAAATACGCGGTCTGGTTTACGGTGATTCTGGCCATGCTGGCCACCGCCGGAGGCATCATAGCCAGCATTTTTGCGGTGTCAAGAATGCTCGCCATGCTGACCGAGATGAAGCTGGTTCCTCATCGTCACTTTCACATGCCCGGCAGCATCCAGAAGCATACGCTGGTCTATACGATTGTCCTGGGTTTGCTGCTGACGGCGTTTTTTGACCTGACCCGCATCGCGGCATTGGGCATCATCTTTTATCTGATCATGGATATCGCCATCCATTGGGGTGTGTTGCGCCACTTGAGAAAAGAGTTGGGTGCAAATCCGGTGATTCCGATCACGGCAATCGTTCTCGATATGGTCATCCTTGGCAGTTTTCTCTGGGTAAAGATCATCTCTGATCCTTTCGTTTTAATCGTTGCTGCGGCTGTCATGGCGGTCATCTTGATCGGGGAATTTTTCTTCCTCAGGCAACGACCGGCCGACGACCAGCCGGAGCATCAACATCAACACGGAAATTAG
- a CDS encoding glycine/sarcosine/betaine reductase selenoprotein B family protein, which translates to MSIARLKNRLIARLITRFPRLAERFVAAYRPWESEGEIPWVRPTKSLRQAKLALVTTSGIHHMDQQPFDMQDSDGDPSYRELDGGTLFADFRITHDYYDHGDARKDPNIIFPLDRVQELVDEGVIGGLAETHYSFMGHIDGRHIATLVERTANEVAARLKRDKVDVVLLTPA; encoded by the coding sequence ATGTCGATTGCTAGACTCAAAAACCGTCTGATCGCAAGGCTCATTACCCGCTTTCCGCGACTGGCCGAACGATTTGTCGCTGCTTACCGCCCCTGGGAGAGCGAGGGTGAGATTCCCTGGGTCCGACCGACGAAATCGTTGCGCCAAGCCAAACTCGCCTTGGTGACGACATCGGGAATCCACCATATGGATCAGCAACCCTTCGACATGCAGGATTCCGATGGTGATCCGAGCTATCGGGAACTTGACGGTGGGACGCTATTCGCCGACTTTCGCATCACTCACGACTACTATGATCACGGCGACGCCCGCAAGGACCCGAACATCATATTTCCCCTAGATCGTGTGCAAGAGCTTGTTGATGAAGGGGTCATCGGCGGTCTGGCCGAGACTCATTACTCTTTCATGGGGCATATCGATGGGCGGCATATCGCAACACTGGTTGAGAGGACGGCGAACGAGGTCGCCGCTCGACTGAAACGAGACAAGGTCGACGTGGTTCTGCTGACACCGGCTTGA
- a CDS encoding transporter, with protein sequence MTSLNNMKTWVLLLGMGLFFCLSTSALGAPNPQLSVSLGFDFASGNYGTSQTTDSYSIPLIIGYYPTERLDFSLEIPYLYQSAGSTVSLGGIRFPMQTSGSTTGGTAGGGMGSGSTTTSTSQTKSQSGLGDITLTTGYTLLPESATTPMLRPLIYLKAPTADKDKGLGTGAFDFGAGLSAGKVFGDWSLYAETLYVTPGSTTTYNPNNYWTYQGSVRYQLTQKLDAGLALSGATTAFAGNPDALEVQLQSRYRVSEQGSVGAYLGQGLSNSSPDYTAGFYGAVSF encoded by the coding sequence ATGACCTCATTGAACAATATGAAAACATGGGTTCTACTGCTAGGGATGGGTTTATTCTTTTGCCTCTCAACCAGCGCGCTGGGCGCACCCAATCCTCAGCTCTCCGTGAGCCTTGGGTTTGATTTCGCCAGTGGCAATTACGGCACGTCTCAGACGACCGACAGCTACAGTATCCCTCTGATCATCGGTTACTACCCCACAGAACGTCTCGATTTCTCGCTAGAGATCCCCTATCTCTATCAGAGTGCCGGTTCAACTGTTTCTCTGGGGGGGATACGTTTCCCGATGCAGACCTCCGGCTCCACCACGGGGGGCACTGCTGGTGGTGGCATGGGCAGCGGGAGTACAACCACCAGCACCAGCCAAACCAAATCGCAATCTGGGCTCGGAGATATTACCCTGACGACCGGTTATACCTTGTTGCCTGAATCCGCCACAACTCCGATGCTCCGTCCCCTGATTTATCTCAAGGCCCCGACGGCTGATAAAGACAAGGGGCTCGGAACCGGCGCCTTCGATTTTGGCGCTGGACTCAGTGCCGGCAAGGTTTTCGGCGACTGGTCGCTGTATGCCGAGACACTCTACGTGACACCTGGGTCGACGACGACCTACAATCCGAATAACTACTGGACCTATCAGGGCTCTGTCCGCTACCAGTTGACCCAAAAGCTGGATGCCGGGCTCGCACTCTCCGGGGCGACCACAGCCTTTGCTGGCAACCCCGATGCGTTGGAGGTGCAGCTGCAGTCCCGCTACCGGGTGTCGGAGCAGGGGAGTGTCGGCGCCTATCTGGGGCAGGGCCTAAGTAACAGCAGCCCCGATTATACCGCGGGCTTTTACGGGGCGGTCAGTTTCTAA
- a CDS encoding DUF302 domain-containing protein encodes MQATLKKKRGVDFTPDRILGSCNSHLAYQALQVKPRTVLRLKTGFAKSKINPVFNF; translated from the coding sequence ATGCAGGCGACATTGAAAAAGAAACGGGGGGTTGATTTTACCCCCGACAGGATTCTCGGCTCCTGCAATTCACACCTCGCCTACCAGGCTTTGCAGGTTAAACCCAGAACCGTTCTCAGATTGAAAACTGGCTTTGCGAAGTCAAAAATAAATCCGGTCTTTAACTTTTGA
- a CDS encoding GSU3473 family protein: MMIRIRYMDGRFDMVKSTRLDDLIKAEGIERFKRANGWVVLGKDSVREQTEHEFYSGSERREIATPNVLRRGDGSPIKKISETAHLVVSAGYSTP; this comes from the coding sequence ATGATGATTCGAATCCGGTACATGGACGGTCGGTTTGACATGGTGAAATCGACCCGACTTGACGATTTGATTAAAGCTGAAGGGATAGAGAGATTCAAACGTGCGAACGGTTGGGTTGTGCTCGGAAAAGACTCTGTTCGAGAACAAACTGAGCACGAATTTTATTCTGGAAGCGAAAGGCGTGAGATAGCAACCCCAAATGTGCTGAGAAGGGGGGATGGCTCCCCGATAAAAAAAATTTCTGAAACTGCGCATTTAGTTGTAAGCGCAGGATATTCGACTCCCTGA
- a CDS encoding copper resistance protein B: protein MKICLKYTLGLLILALVFPMGSVAGGMEDDPLLTKLVINQLEVRDADGATPLVWDAEAWIGKDLHKLWIKTDGALISGQVEEMELQALYSRAVAPFWDLQLGWRRDIRPTPQRDWLALGFKGLAPYYFDIDSAVFIGTNGRTALRLQAEYDLMLTQRLVLVPDFEVNFYGRNDPAVGIGKGISNTEAGLRLRYEIRREFAPYIGINWNRVYGNTADFARSEGVGIEETQLLVGVRLWF from the coding sequence ATGAAAATCTGTCTGAAATACACTCTTGGCCTGCTGATCCTGGCGCTGGTATTCCCAATGGGGTCAGTTGCAGGCGGCATGGAAGATGATCCGCTCTTGACCAAGCTGGTGATCAACCAGTTGGAAGTCCGCGATGCTGATGGAGCGACGCCCCTGGTCTGGGATGCCGAAGCCTGGATCGGCAAAGACCTGCATAAACTCTGGATCAAGACCGATGGTGCATTGATCAGCGGCCAGGTGGAAGAGATGGAACTACAGGCACTCTACAGCCGTGCGGTTGCGCCCTTCTGGGATCTGCAGCTCGGCTGGCGGCGCGACATCCGCCCGACTCCGCAACGCGACTGGCTGGCGTTGGGATTCAAGGGGCTGGCGCCCTACTACTTCGATATCGACAGCGCAGTCTTTATCGGCACCAATGGCCGTACCGCGCTGCGTCTACAGGCCGAATATGATCTGATGCTGACCCAGCGCCTGGTGCTGGTGCCAGATTTTGAGGTGAACTTTTATGGCAGGAATGACCCAGCCGTTGGTATTGGCAAGGGTATTTCAAACACTGAAGCTGGCCTGCGGCTGCGCTACGAAATCCGTCGCGAATTTGCCCCCTACATCGGCATCAACTGGAACCGGGTCTATGGGAACACCGCTGACTTTGCCCGGAGCGAAGGGGTCGGTATAGAAGAGACACAGCTGCTTGTGGGCGTCCGCTTATGGTTTTAG
- a CDS encoding copper resistance system multicopper oxidase: MRFDEILQQFDKLRLPRRTFVKGMAFGGAILGLGISPSRLLAASGSSPAQQTLRGNRFKLSIAPQAVNFTGKERLATAVNGSVPGPILRWKEGDEVSLDVTNNLAESSSIHWHGLILPTGMDGVPDISYKGIAPGATFHYRFKVRQSGTFWYHSHSGFQEQTGLYGPIVIEPKEPEPFSYDRDYVVMLSDWSDEDPTDIYAKLKKMSGYYNFAERTAGDLARDIRDKGLNQTWTDRSIWNRMRMSDRDLSDVTGYTYTYLMNGQTPVSGWTGLFKRGEKVRLRIINGSAMSFFDLRIPGLKMRVVAADGQNIEPVTVDEFRIGVAETYDVIVEPKDDRAYCIFAQALDRSGYARGTLTTSPGLIAEVPEFDPYPLLTHKDMGMNMNGMLAMGQISGMGGMHQMMPGMQMSMGKDSPATDIQETKNILMRGPAGLGSDAEIVHAASEFGPQVDARAQQPLYRLDDPGVGLRDNGRRVLSYADLRNLTPTLDQREPEREIQLHLTGNMARYMWSINGVKYADAEPLRFKYGERLRITFVNDTMMNHPMHLHGMWSELETGDGLHLPRKHTVIVQPGAKISYLVTADAMGGWAYHCHLLYHMLGMFRKVVVSEGGRA; this comes from the coding sequence ATGCGATTTGATGAGATTCTGCAACAGTTTGATAAATTGCGCTTACCGCGTCGCACATTTGTAAAAGGAATGGCCTTTGGCGGAGCCATCCTCGGGCTGGGTATTTCGCCATCACGTCTGCTCGCCGCAAGCGGATCATCACCTGCACAACAGACCTTGCGAGGGAACCGCTTCAAACTCAGCATCGCCCCACAAGCGGTCAACTTCACAGGGAAGGAACGACTGGCGACAGCCGTCAACGGTTCTGTGCCGGGACCGATTCTACGTTGGAAAGAGGGGGATGAGGTCAGCCTGGATGTGACCAACAACTTGGCGGAATCGAGCTCCATCCACTGGCACGGACTGATCCTGCCGACCGGCATGGACGGGGTGCCGGACATCAGCTATAAGGGGATTGCGCCGGGAGCGACCTTCCACTACCGCTTTAAGGTCCGGCAGAGCGGCACCTTCTGGTACCACAGTCATTCGGGTTTTCAGGAACAGACCGGGCTCTACGGCCCGATCGTTATCGAACCCAAAGAGCCCGAACCTTTCAGCTACGATCGTGATTACGTCGTGATGCTGTCAGACTGGTCCGATGAAGATCCGACCGATATTTATGCAAAACTCAAGAAGATGAGTGGTTACTACAACTTTGCAGAACGCACCGCGGGCGATTTGGCGCGGGACATCCGCGATAAGGGCCTAAATCAAACCTGGACGGATCGCAGCATTTGGAACCGCATGCGCATGAGCGACCGTGACCTCTCCGATGTGACCGGCTACACCTACACCTATCTGATGAACGGACAGACCCCAGTCTCCGGCTGGACCGGTCTGTTCAAACGCGGCGAGAAGGTGCGGTTGCGGATTATCAACGGCTCGGCGATGAGCTTCTTCGATCTGCGCATTCCTGGGCTGAAAATGCGCGTAGTGGCTGCCGACGGCCAGAACATCGAACCGGTGACGGTCGACGAATTCCGCATCGGAGTCGCTGAAACCTATGATGTGATCGTTGAGCCCAAAGATGATCGTGCCTACTGCATCTTCGCCCAGGCCCTTGATCGCAGCGGCTATGCCCGTGGCACCCTGACAACCAGTCCCGGGCTGATCGCGGAGGTGCCGGAGTTTGATCCTTACCCTCTTTTGACCCATAAGGATATGGGGATGAACATGAACGGCATGTTGGCTATGGGGCAGATAAGTGGAATGGGTGGCATGCACCAGATGATGCCGGGCATGCAGATGTCAATGGGGAAGGATAGCCCGGCCACCGACATACAAGAGACAAAAAACATACTAATGCGCGGTCCGGCCGGTCTCGGCAGCGACGCCGAAATTGTGCATGCGGCCAGCGAGTTCGGCCCTCAGGTCGACGCCCGCGCGCAGCAACCGCTCTACCGCCTGGATGATCCGGGGGTCGGTCTGCGCGACAACGGCCGACGGGTGCTCAGCTACGCCGATCTGCGCAACCTCACCCCAACCCTCGATCAGCGCGAACCGGAACGTGAGATCCAGCTGCACCTGACCGGCAACATGGCCCGCTATATGTGGTCGATCAACGGCGTCAAATACGCCGATGCTGAGCCGCTGCGCTTCAAATACGGCGAACGTCTGCGCATCACCTTTGTCAACGACACTATGATGAACCACCCGATGCACCTGCATGGTATGTGGAGCGAGCTCGAAACCGGCGACGGGCTGCATCTGCCGCGCAAGCACACGGTCATCGTGCAGCCGGGCGCGAAAATCAGCTACCTGGTCACGGCCGACGCCATGGGCGGCTGGGCCTATCATTGCCACCTGCTTTATCACATGCTGGGGATGTTCCGAAAAGTCGTTGTCAGCGAGGGGGGGCGAGCATGA
- a CDS encoding NAD(P)/FAD-dependent oxidoreductase, translated as MITVLLDHRWCADVSLKDIDMRSMRSKKIANLYFAGEMIDLDGPTGGFNLQVC; from the coding sequence ATGATTACGGTTCTTCTGGATCATCGGTGGTGCGCAGATGTTTCGCTGAAGGATATCGATATGCGCAGCATGCGCTCGAAAAAGATCGCTAATCTTTACTTTGCCGGTGAGATGATCGATCTGGATGGGCCGACCGGCGGTTTCAACCTGCAGGTCTGCTAG
- a CDS encoding RT0821/Lpp0805 family surface protein translates to MNRAFIWTLLVLLILAGCAPGVGPKEQGGVLLGAGTGALLGSHLGRGHGSVVAVAIGTLAGAMIGQELGHSLDQADKLAMNQNLQEGLEYNHSQETNSWNNPDNKHCGSLTPIKTFRTAKNDYCREYLQTVVIGGQESRAYGTACRTADGSWKIVK, encoded by the coding sequence ATGAATAGAGCTTTCATCTGGACCCTGCTGGTCCTTCTGATTCTGGCGGGCTGTGCCCCCGGAGTCGGGCCCAAAGAACAGGGGGGAGTCTTGTTAGGGGCAGGGACGGGTGCCTTGTTGGGTTCTCATCTCGGACGCGGTCATGGTAGCGTGGTTGCAGTGGCGATCGGCACACTGGCCGGAGCCATGATTGGTCAGGAGTTGGGACATTCACTCGACCAGGCAGACAAACTGGCGATGAATCAAAACTTGCAGGAAGGGTTGGAATACAATCACAGCCAGGAAACAAACAGCTGGAATAACCCTGACAATAAGCACTGCGGAAGCCTGACGCCAATAAAAACCTTCCGGACCGCCAAAAATGATTATTGCCGCGAATACCTGCAAACGGTGGTCATCGGTGGTCAAGAAAGCCGCGCCTATGGCACCGCCTGTCGTACCGCTGATGGCAGCTGGAAGATCGTAAAATAA
- a CDS encoding RNA polymerase sigma factor, with protein sequence MDAGTEKILLAQLQAGDESSFEALVNANSARLIGMAWRMVGNREDAEDLAQEAFIRLHKNIAKFRGESSLSTWLYQILSRLAIDHLRRQKLKQKIFFLRNTEDDQDPLEQAADPGANPGEIYLAGEAGRTMTKAMDKLPARQRMVFILRHHEGMPLKEIASVLELEVGTVKAHLHRAIHFLRNELKDLQGGLS encoded by the coding sequence ATGGATGCAGGTACCGAAAAAATTCTTTTGGCTCAGCTTCAGGCTGGAGATGAGAGCAGCTTCGAGGCGCTGGTCAACGCTAATTCAGCCCGCCTGATCGGGATGGCCTGGCGTATGGTCGGTAACCGCGAAGATGCCGAAGATCTGGCTCAGGAAGCTTTTATCCGGCTGCATAAGAATATTGCGAAGTTTCGTGGAGAGAGCAGCCTGTCGACCTGGCTGTACCAGATCCTCAGTCGTCTGGCGATTGATCATCTACGGCGGCAGAAGCTGAAGCAGAAGATTTTTTTCTTGCGCAACACTGAGGATGATCAGGATCCGTTGGAGCAGGCGGCCGATCCGGGTGCAAATCCGGGGGAAATCTACCTGGCCGGGGAGGCGGGACGAACAATGACCAAGGCGATGGATAAACTTCCGGCGCGACAGCGGATGGTTTTTATCCTGCGGCATCATGAAGGGATGCCGCTCAAGGAGATCGCCAGCGTCCTTGAGCTTGAAGTCGGGACGGTTAAGGCCCATCTTCACCGCGCCATCCATTTTTTGCGGAACGAGTTAAAAGACCTGCAAGGAGGTCTATCATGA